A region of Moorena producens PAL-8-15-08-1 DNA encodes the following proteins:
- a CDS encoding S8 family serine peptidase, which translates to MIQQLQTGQERVSFEAILASESGQSLFASDTYLQPENLQQFAPPPGRGIQAANVLQSLGFRVQQIGTFSISADGPRELWERVFSTRVERDSQLISEAHPQLGEVTFLRHVAGAPFTIPQELSGLIERAYPQRPPILFESPLPPRVRYHHLNVPSDVAMVCRSTPVHKVGVTGKGVLVAMVDTGFYKHPFYEWHGYNYQATLAPDAQNVERDENGHGTAEAANIFSNAPDIDFIGVKMGSNPTLAFKMASDLHPAVMTNSWGFTIPEGPLPNFLKPLEAAVIEAVKERGITVCFSAGNGHYGFPGQMPEVISVGGVYAHDTVEGNDFRLEASDYASSFDSQIYPGRHVPDLCGLVGMRPRAAYIMLPVEPGDEIDQGLGGGEYPNQDETATDDGWAVISGTSAASPQVAGVCALLKQAQPGLSPSLIKQILRASARDVKLGKSAHGQPAGEGHDGATGAGLVDSYAAYKLARSVTIRNVHDLPAPR; encoded by the coding sequence ATGATACAACAACTACAGACTGGACAAGAGCGAGTTTCCTTTGAAGCCATTCTCGCATCAGAAAGTGGCCAATCTCTGTTCGCAAGTGACACCTACCTCCAACCGGAGAATCTTCAACAATTCGCTCCACCCCCTGGACGGGGCATTCAAGCTGCAAATGTTTTACAATCCCTTGGCTTTCGAGTGCAGCAAATCGGAACTTTTTCCATTAGTGCTGATGGACCACGGGAACTGTGGGAACGGGTCTTTAGCACCCGAGTTGAACGGGACAGCCAACTGATTAGCGAGGCTCATCCTCAACTGGGAGAAGTGACCTTCTTGCGCCATGTTGCTGGTGCTCCCTTTACCATTCCCCAAGAGCTATCTGGGTTGATAGAGCGCGCTTATCCCCAACGTCCACCCATTTTATTTGAGTCGCCACTGCCTCCACGGGTTCGTTATCATCACCTCAATGTTCCCTCTGATGTAGCTATGGTATGTCGCTCGACCCCTGTCCACAAAGTCGGGGTAACCGGTAAGGGGGTTTTAGTAGCAATGGTAGACACTGGATTCTACAAGCATCCCTTTTACGAGTGGCATGGCTACAACTACCAGGCAACCCTGGCACCAGATGCTCAAAACGTGGAGCGGGATGAAAATGGTCATGGCACCGCTGAAGCAGCAAATATTTTTTCCAATGCACCGGATATTGACTTTATTGGTGTCAAAATGGGGAGTAACCCCACCCTGGCCTTTAAGATGGCATCGGATTTACATCCAGCAGTGATGACCAACAGCTGGGGCTTCACTATTCCAGAAGGCCCTCTACCGAATTTCCTCAAGCCCCTAGAGGCAGCAGTTATTGAAGCAGTCAAAGAGCGTGGTATTACCGTTTGTTTCTCTGCTGGTAACGGACACTATGGATTTCCAGGTCAAATGCCAGAAGTGATTTCTGTGGGTGGAGTCTATGCCCACGATACTGTTGAGGGCAATGACTTTCGCTTAGAAGCTTCTGACTACGCCAGTAGCTTTGATAGCCAGATTTATCCAGGACGCCATGTACCTGATCTGTGTGGACTGGTGGGAATGCGACCCCGGGCTGCTTATATCATGTTGCCCGTTGAACCAGGGGACGAAATTGACCAAGGCTTGGGCGGCGGTGAGTATCCGAATCAGGACGAAACAGCTACTGATGATGGCTGGGCGGTGATCAGCGGTACTAGTGCTGCTTCTCCTCAAGTAGCCGGTGTTTGTGCCTTGCTTAAACAGGCGCAACCTGGTCTGTCTCCATCCCTGATTAAGCAGATTCTGCGGGCATCAGCGCGAGATGTTAAGCTCGGCAAGAGCGCCCATGGTCAACCGGCAGGAGAGGGACACGATGGAGCAACTGGAGCCGGTTTGGTGGATTCCTATGCCGCCTATAAGCTAGCTCGCTCCGTGACCATCCGCAATGTTCATGACTTGCCAGCACCTCGATGA
- a CDS encoding glycerophosphodiester phosphodiesterase, whose translation MQSLMGETTAVAHGGNPQDRAAFPRPRCIAIPCSLFPLLDMLTNKIIAHRGASNCAKENTIEAYEKAIEFGADFIEFDVRITKDGVLISHHDPMIANQAISQLSFAEINRIAGQQGFRVPTVEEVFRLSRNRIKLAVELKEEGYEEKVMALVMEYIKIDDFVILSFNVSSLRWIKLNYPKVKTGLLLSKKKNNFLIILLRVFGILVFQKLIRLTPDILALQWETLKFGLLKIAAKQGKPVFVWTVNDQKMIGELLNDNRVHGIITDKPDLARQLSANALRARVRGQRSAVSGQRSADLTQIKRMLTSVIQKCSV comes from the coding sequence ATGCAGTCGCTCATGGGGGAAACCACGGCAGTCGCTCATGGGGGGAACCCCCAAGACCGCGCTGCCTTCCCAAGACCGCGCTGCATCGCTATTCCCTGTTCCCTGTTCCCTTTGTTAGATATGCTGACCAATAAGATAATCGCTCATCGTGGCGCTTCTAATTGTGCCAAAGAGAATACTATTGAAGCCTACGAGAAAGCGATTGAATTTGGGGCTGACTTTATCGAATTTGATGTAAGAATCACAAAAGATGGGGTATTGATTTCCCATCATGATCCAATGATAGCTAATCAAGCTATCAGTCAGTTAAGCTTTGCTGAAATCAATCGTATTGCTGGTCAGCAAGGATTTAGAGTGCCTACGGTTGAGGAAGTTTTCAGACTGAGTCGTAACAGGATTAAACTAGCGGTTGAGCTCAAAGAAGAAGGCTATGAAGAAAAAGTCATGGCCTTAGTAATGGAATATATCAAGATAGATGACTTTGTTATTTTATCATTTAATGTTTCATCCTTAAGATGGATAAAATTAAATTACCCTAAGGTTAAAACGGGATTGTTATTAAGCAAAAAAAAGAATAATTTTCTGATTATATTACTCAGGGTTTTCGGGATTTTGGTGTTTCAGAAACTGATCCGACTTACCCCAGATATACTAGCACTACAGTGGGAAACGTTAAAATTTGGTTTATTGAAAATTGCTGCTAAACAGGGCAAACCGGTTTTTGTTTGGACTGTAAATGATCAAAAAATGATTGGAGAGCTTCTAAATGATAATCGGGTACATGGTATAATTACCGACAAACCTGACTTAGCTCGTCAGCTATCAGCTAATGCGCTACGCGCACGCGTGCGCGGTCAGCGGTCAGCGGTCAGCGGTCAGCGGTCAGCCGACTTAACTCAGATTAAACGAATGCTTACCTCTGTTATTCAAAAGTGTTCGGTGTAG
- a CDS encoding DUF4346 domain-containing protein, with amino-acid sequence MMITAQDITAIDDKLSKRFIELDPEGYFIIYIDREASLICAEHYSNKINDKGLAVDPETGEPFPCDVKLNRTPTAIFKGRTAKELGMKITEETKPCPLSRFDHALYLGREFVRAEIAMINGEEYIQD; translated from the coding sequence ATGATGATCACTGCCCAAGACATTACTGCTATTGATGATAAGCTCTCCAAACGCTTTATTGAACTCGATCCAGAGGGCTACTTTATTATTTACATAGACCGAGAGGCAAGTCTGATCTGTGCCGAACACTACAGTAACAAAATAAATGATAAAGGCTTAGCAGTTGATCCAGAAACCGGAGAACCATTTCCCTGCGATGTTAAATTAAACCGTACTCCCACCGCTATTTTCAAAGGTAGGACAGCCAAGGAACTAGGCATGAAAATTACCGAAGAAACTAAACCCTGTCCTTTGAGTCGTTTCGATCATGCCCTTTACCTAGGACGAGAATTTGTCAGAGCTGAGATAGCGATGATCAATGGCGAAGAGTATATTCAAGATTAA